One window of Mycoplasma cottewii genomic DNA carries:
- a CDS encoding BspA family leucine-rich repeat surface protein — MKKNLKWITVAGSLILLGGGTAGATIAFVNQNKNNKTNKIDISNIQNLNLKLKGLEDKNPDTIIDAFLKNNNIKDLKKEDLQVNVNNDKATIKVVKSEMYTGHVEVKVLTIKENIQIVHSIWNEGFFGKLIRPIYFENLFKELNKRLRQKDADEILLASDISPFENIGNSNEIKLLYKENSITLKFGKDENDWLDLEKEPTYNEDDETICLDMGWKLKTFLDEGTQHYIISPQTLKNTVKEVPTELPWFVNGLDQVFLGNENEEIKGIEQWDASNFQYLNETFANAKSFNQDLEKWDVSNVIYMNGVFSNAESFNKPLNGWDVSNVHSMWGLFFGAKSFNQDLEKWDVSNVAVMDGMFGNTDVFNKPLNNWNTSKLTEMNTIFFGAKSFNQDLDKWDVSNVTTMVGAFSGTESFNGNISTWNLKNLDNMSHMFEGAKSFNQDISTRKIPTLDGSEYKAWDTSNVSYMNNVFANAELFDQNISNWDVKKVVENNNKAKDDEGNPIPSFSNFSAGSKLSPEKLPKFNQN; from the coding sequence ATGAAAAAGAATTTAAAATGAATTACAGTTGCTGGTTCGCTGATTTTATTAGGGGGAGGGACAGCAGGTGCTACTATAGCATTTGTCAACCAAAATAAAAATAATAAGACTAATAAAATAGATATCAGTAATATACAAAATTTAAATCTAAAACTTAAAGGACTTGAAGATAAAAACCCAGATACTATCATAGATGCTTTTTTAAAAAACAATAATATTAAAGATCTTAAAAAAGAGGATCTTCAAGTAAACGTAAACAATGATAAAGCAACTATCAAAGTTGTTAAATCTGAGATGTATACTGGTCATGTTGAAGTAAAAGTTTTAACAATAAAAGAAAATATACAAATAGTACATTCGATTTGAAATGAAGGATTTTTTGGAAAATTAATTCGTCCTATTTATTTCGAAAATCTGTTTAAAGAATTAAATAAAAGACTAAGACAAAAAGATGCAGATGAAATTTTACTTGCATCTGACATATCACCTTTTGAAAATATTGGTAATTCAAATGAAATTAAATTACTATATAAAGAAAATTCAATTACTCTTAAATTTGGTAAAGATGAAAATGATTGACTTGATTTAGAAAAAGAACCTACATATAACGAAGATGATGAGACTATATGTTTAGATATGGGATGAAAATTAAAGACATTTCTTGATGAAGGAACGCAACATTACATTATTAGTCCACAAACTTTAAAGAATACTGTAAAAGAAGTTCCGACAGAATTACCATGATTCGTTAATGGTTTAGATCAAGTTTTCTTAGGAAATGAGAATGAAGAAATTAAAGGTATCGAACAATGAGACGCTTCAAATTTTCAATACTTAAATGAAACTTTTGCAAATGCTAAAAGTTTTAATCAAGATTTAGAAAAATGAGATGTTTCGAATGTAATTTACATGAACGGTGTGTTTTCTAATGCTGAGTCATTTAATAAACCTTTAAATGGTTGAGATGTTTCGAATGTTCATAGTATGTGAGGATTGTTTTTCGGTGCTAAAAGTTTTAATCAAGATTTAGAAAAATGAGATGTTTCGAATGTAGCGGTTATGGATGGAATGTTTGGTAATACCGATGTTTTTAACAAACCTTTAAACAACTGAAATACTTCTAAATTAACTGAGATGAACACAATATTTTTCGGTGCTAAAAGTTTTAACCAGGATTTAGATAAATGAGATGTTTCGAATGTAACTACTATGGTTGGGGCATTCTCTGGAACTGAATCTTTCAATGGAAATATAAGCACTTGAAATTTAAAAAATCTAGATAATATGTCGCATATGTTTGAAGGTGCTAAAAGTTTTAATCAAGATATTTCAACAAGAAAAATACCAACACTTGACGGAAGTGAATATAAAGCTTGAGACACTTCAAATGTTAGTTATATGAATAATGTATTTGCAAATGCAGAATTATTTGATCAAAATATATCAAATTGAGACGTTAAGAAAGTTGTTGAGAATAATAATAAAGCAAAAGATGACGAGGGAAACCCTATTCCATCATTTTCAAACTTCTCAGCAGGAAGTAAATTATCACCTGAAAAATTACCTAAATTCAATCAAAACTAA